A region from the Polaribacter sp. Hel1_33_78 genome encodes:
- a CDS encoding tyrosine-type recombinase/integrase, whose amino-acid sequence MIDSFLDYVLLEKKYSKHTVTAYKNDLISFRDFLVSEYHQEELLAVHYNQVRSWIVFLVDDKISNRTINRKVSSLKSFYRFLQKTKQLEVNPLAKHRALKVAKKVQVPFSSKEINLVINAIDEEHDFTAVRNKLIVELFYSTGIRRAELIHIKEKDINFSDGVIKVLGKRNKERFVPLLQSVIETLRKYLELKKDISKELEFLFITEKGNKIYETLVYRVINSYFSKVSSKVKKSPHILRHSFATHLLNEGADLNSVKELLGHSSLASTQVYTHNSLDEIKKVYNQAHPRGNKKE is encoded by the coding sequence TTGATAGATTCATTTTTAGATTACGTATTGCTAGAAAAAAAGTATTCTAAACATACTGTAACTGCTTACAAAAATGATTTAATTTCTTTTAGAGATTTTTTAGTTTCAGAATATCATCAAGAAGAATTATTAGCAGTCCATTACAACCAAGTAAGGAGTTGGATTGTTTTCTTGGTTGATGATAAAATATCAAATAGAACTATTAATAGAAAGGTAAGCTCTTTAAAATCATTTTATAGATTTCTACAGAAAACGAAACAGCTAGAAGTTAATCCGTTAGCTAAGCACAGAGCTTTAAAAGTTGCGAAAAAAGTACAAGTTCCTTTTTCTTCAAAGGAAATCAATTTAGTAATAAATGCCATTGATGAAGAACATGATTTTACAGCGGTAAGAAATAAATTAATTGTAGAGTTATTTTATTCCACAGGAATAAGAAGGGCAGAACTAATCCATATAAAAGAAAAAGATATTAACTTTTCTGACGGGGTTATTAAAGTTTTAGGAAAAAGAAACAAGGAACGTTTTGTGCCTCTTTTGCAATCCGTTATAGAAACACTAAGAAAATATTTAGAATTAAAAAAAGATATTTCTAAGGAATTAGAATTTCTTTTTATTACCGAGAAAGGAAATAAAATTTATGAAACTCTTGTCTACAGAGTTATAAATTCATACTTTAGTAAAGTGTCTTCTAAAGTAAAAAAAAGCCCTCATATTCTTAGGCACTCTTTTGCTACTCATTTATTAAACGAAGGTGCAGATTTAAATTCGGTTAAAGAATTGCTAGGGCATTCCTCTTTAGCTTCAACTCAAGTCTACACTCATAATAGTTTAGACGAAATAAAAAAAGTTTATAACCAAGCTCACCCTAGGGGCAATAAAAAAGAATGA
- the raiA gene encoding ribosome-associated translation inhibitor RaiA — MKVFTQSVNFNADSELIKFVQKKVESLVKFHDKIVDAEVFLKVQNKSDKENKITEVKINIPGNELIVKRETKTFEEGVNAAVDNLKRQLKRSKEKHRDSLIS, encoded by the coding sequence ATGAAAGTATTCACACAATCAGTTAACTTTAATGCAGACAGTGAATTAATTAAGTTTGTGCAAAAGAAGGTAGAATCGTTGGTAAAATTCCATGATAAGATAGTAGATGCAGAAGTTTTTTTAAAAGTTCAAAATAAAAGTGATAAAGAAAATAAGATAACAGAAGTGAAAATAAATATTCCAGGGAACGAATTAATAGTAAAAAGAGAAACAAAAACCTTTGAAGAAGGCGTCAATGCTGCTGTTGATAATTTGAAAAGACAATTAAAACGGTCTAAAGAAAAACATAGAGATTCTTTGATTTCTTAA
- the tuf gene encoding elongation factor Tu, which yields MAKANFDRSKPHLNIGTIGHVDHGKTTLTAAITKVLADAGFSEARSFDQIDNAPEEKERGITINTSHVEYQTANRHYAHVDCPGHADYVKNMVTGAAQMDGAILVVAATDGPMPQTREHILLGRQVGIPRMVVFMNKVDMVDDEELIELVDMEVRELLSFYEYDGDNGPVIAGSALGALNGEQKWVDSVLELMEAVDAWIEEPLREIDKDFLMPVEDVFSITGRGTVATGRIETGIANTGDVVDIIGMGAEKMTSTITGIEMFRQILDRGEAGDNAGILLRGIAKEDIKRGMVICKPGSVTPHAKFKAEVYVLKKEEGGRHTPFHNNYRPQFYVRTTDVTGTINLPSGVEMVMPGDNLTITVDLIQAIALNVGLRFAIREGGRTVGAGQVTELLD from the coding sequence ATGGCAAAAGCAAATTTTGACCGTTCGAAGCCACACTTAAACATTGGTACAATCGGACACGTAGATCACGGTAAGACTACATTAACTGCGGCTATCACTAAGGTATTAGCTGATGCAGGATTCTCTGAGGCTAGATCTTTTGATCAGATTGATAATGCTCCAGAAGAAAAAGAAAGAGGTATTACAATCAACACATCTCATGTAGAGTATCAAACAGCAAATCGTCACTATGCACACGTTGACTGTCCAGGTCACGCGGATTATGTGAAGAATATGGTTACTGGTGCTGCTCAAATGGACGGTGCAATATTAGTTGTTGCTGCTACAGATGGTCCAATGCCACAAACTCGTGAGCACATCTTATTAGGACGTCAGGTTGGTATTCCTCGTATGGTTGTATTCATGAATAAAGTGGATATGGTTGATGATGAAGAGTTAATCGAATTGGTAGATATGGAAGTAAGAGAATTACTTTCTTTTTACGAGTACGATGGTGACAACGGTCCTGTAATCGCTGGATCTGCATTAGGTGCATTGAATGGTGAGCAAAAATGGGTTGATTCTGTATTGGAGTTAATGGAAGCTGTTGATGCTTGGATCGAAGAGCCTTTAAGAGAAATTGATAAAGATTTCTTAATGCCGGTTGAAGATGTATTCTCTATTACTGGTCGTGGAACTGTTGCTACAGGTCGTATCGAAACTGGTATTGCGAACACAGGTGATGTTGTAGATATCATCGGTATGGGAGCTGAGAAGATGACTTCTACTATTACTGGTATTGAAATGTTCCGTCAAATCTTGGATAGAGGTGAGGCAGGAGATAATGCAGGTATTTTGTTAAGAGGTATTGCAAAAGAAGATATTAAAAGAGGTATGGTAATCTGTAAGCCAGGTTCTGTAACGCCACATGCTAAGTTTAAAGCGGAGGTTTATGTTCTTAAGAAAGAAGAAGGTGGACGTCATACTCCATTCCATAACAACTATCGTCCACAGTTCTATGTAAGAACAACCGATGTAACAGGTACTATTAATTTACCTTCAGGTGTTGAAATGGTAATGCCAGGAGATAACTTAACAATTACTGTAGATTTAATCCAAGCAATTGCATTAAATGTTGGTTTACGTTTTGCGATTCGTGAAGGTGGTAGAACAGTTGGAGCTGGTCAGGTAACTGAATTATTAGACTAA
- the secE gene encoding preprotein translocase subunit SecE, whose product MKFIQYIKDSFDELNNHMTWISKEDAQKTTVTVAVFTIVFALAVAGIDYVFQTGLDNFFGMFKSN is encoded by the coding sequence ATGAAGTTTATACAATATATCAAAGATTCTTTTGACGAATTAAATAATCACATGACGTGGATATCTAAAGAGGATGCTCAAAAAACAACGGTAACTGTAGCTGTTTTTACAATTGTATTCGCATTAGCAGTCGCGGGTATAGATTATGTTTTTCAAACCGGATTAGATAACTTTTTTGGAATGTTTAAATCTAATTAA
- the nusG gene encoding transcription termination/antitermination protein NusG, whose product MAADSVMKWYVVRAIGGQENKVKAYIETEISRVGLSDYVSQVIVPTEKVVQIRNGKKVNRERVYFPGYIMVEANLSGEVPHVIKGITGVIGFLGETKGGEPVPMRKSEVNRMLGKVDELSVQDENIAIPFNIGETVKVVDGPFNGFDGTIEKVNEEKRKLEVMVKIFGRKTPLELSYMQVEKI is encoded by the coding sequence ATGGCAGCTGATTCAGTAATGAAATGGTATGTTGTAAGAGCCATTGGGGGACAAGAAAATAAAGTAAAAGCATACATAGAAACAGAAATATCCAGAGTCGGTTTATCAGACTATGTAAGCCAAGTAATTGTACCAACTGAAAAGGTTGTTCAGATTCGAAACGGAAAAAAAGTTAACAGAGAAAGAGTTTACTTTCCAGGTTATATTATGGTTGAAGCGAATCTTTCAGGAGAAGTTCCGCACGTAATAAAAGGTATTACTGGAGTTATTGGTTTCTTGGGAGAAACGAAAGGTGGTGAACCTGTTCCAATGAGAAAATCTGAGGTAAATAGAATGTTAGGTAAAGTTGATGAGCTTTCTGTTCAAGATGAAAATATTGCAATTCCTTTTAATATTGGAGAAACAGTAAAAGTTGTGGATGGTCCTTTTAATGGATTTGATGGAACTATAGAGAAAGTAAATGAAGAAAAGCGTAAACTTGAAGTAATGGTAAAAATCTTCGGAAGAAAAACACCGTTAGAATTAAGTTATATGCAAGTAGAAAAGATATAA
- the rplK gene encoding 50S ribosomal protein L11: MAKEVSKVVKLQVRGGAANPSPPVGPALGAAGVNIMEFCKQFNARTQDKQGKVLPVVITVFKDKSFDFLVKTPPAAVQLLEAAKIKKGSGEPNRKKVASVTWDQIRVIAEDKMVDLNAFEASSAMRMIAGTARSMGLTVKGDAPA; this comes from the coding sequence ATGGCAAAAGAAGTTAGTAAAGTAGTTAAGTTACAAGTAAGGGGAGGCGCAGCGAATCCATCGCCGCCGGTTGGACCCGCTTTAGGAGCTGCTGGTGTTAACATAATGGAGTTTTGTAAACAGTTTAATGCAAGAACGCAAGACAAACAAGGTAAAGTATTACCTGTTGTTATTACTGTTTTCAAAGATAAATCATTTGATTTTCTTGTAAAGACTCCACCTGCAGCAGTTCAGTTACTAGAAGCGGCCAAAATTAAAAAGGGTTCAGGAGAACCAAACAGAAAGAAAGTAGCATCGGTTACTTGGGATCAAATTAGAGTAATTGCAGAAGACAAAATGGTAGATTTAAATGCCTTTGAAGCTTCTTCAGCAATGCGTATGATTGCAGGTACAGCACGTTCTATGGGATTAACAGTAAAAGGTGATGCACCAGCATAA
- the rplA gene encoding 50S ribosomal protein L1: protein MAKLTKKQKEAYAKVDSSKSYDLAAASALVKDITNVKFDASVDLAIRLGVDPRKANQMVRGVVTLPHGTGKDVKVLALVTPDKEAEATAAGADYVGLDEYLQKIKGGWTDVDVIITMPSVMGKLGPLGRVLGPRGLMPNPKTGTVTMDVAKAVQDVKAGKIDFKVDKTGIVHAAIGKVSFDAKKIEENANELIQTIIKLKPTTAKGTYVKSVFMSSTMSPSIAVEVKAV, encoded by the coding sequence ATGGCAAAATTAACAAAAAAGCAAAAAGAAGCTTACGCAAAGGTGGATAGCTCTAAATCTTATGATTTAGCAGCAGCTTCAGCGCTAGTCAAAGACATTACGAATGTAAAGTTTGATGCATCAGTAGATTTAGCGATACGATTAGGAGTAGATCCTCGTAAAGCAAATCAAATGGTTCGTGGAGTTGTAACATTACCTCATGGAACTGGTAAAGATGTAAAAGTATTAGCATTGGTAACTCCAGATAAGGAAGCAGAGGCTACAGCAGCAGGTGCAGATTATGTTGGATTAGATGAATACCTTCAAAAGATTAAAGGGGGATGGACAGATGTGGACGTTATCATTACGATGCCAAGTGTAATGGGTAAATTAGGCCCTTTAGGAAGAGTTTTAGGCCCAAGAGGTTTAATGCCAAATCCTAAGACAGGTACAGTAACGATGGATGTAGCAAAAGCTGTTCAAGATGTTAAAGCTGGTAAAATAGACTTTAAGGTTGATAAAACTGGTATTGTACATGCAGCAATTGGAAAAGTATCTTTTGATGCTAAGAAAATTGAGGAAAATGCAAACGAGTTAATACAAACAATTATTAAATTGAAACCAACAACAGCAAAAGGAACGTATGTAAAAAGCGTTTTTATGTCTAGTACTATGAGTCCTAGTATCGCGGTTGAGGTGAAAGCTGTTTAA
- the rplJ gene encoding 50S ribosomal protein L10 yields the protein MTREEKSQVIQDLTAVLADTNTLYLADISGLDAQATSNLRRACFKANVQLSVVKNTLLAKAMEASDKEFGDLPSVLKGNTSMMISEAANAPAKLIKEFRKKTKDRPILKGAFAEESVYIGDDQLDALVDIKSREELIGDIIGLLQSPAKNVISALQSGGQTLSGLIKTLSEK from the coding sequence ATGACGAGAGAAGAGAAATCACAAGTAATACAGGATTTAACAGCAGTATTAGCAGACACAAATACGTTATATCTAGCAGATATATCGGGGTTAGATGCACAAGCAACCTCTAATTTACGTAGAGCTTGTTTTAAGGCAAATGTTCAATTATCAGTCGTTAAAAATACATTACTTGCAAAAGCAATGGAAGCTTCAGATAAGGAATTTGGGGATTTACCATCAGTATTAAAAGGTAATACATCAATGATGATTTCTGAAGCAGCAAATGCTCCAGCAAAATTAATCAAAGAATTCAGAAAGAAAACTAAAGATAGACCTATTTTAAAGGGTGCATTTGCAGAAGAATCTGTTTACATTGGTGATGATCAATTAGACGCTTTAGTAGATATTAAATCTAGAGAAGAATTAATTGGAGACATCATTGGATTATTACAATCACCAGCTAAAAATGTTATTTCAGCATTACAATCAGGTGGTCAAACACTTTCAGGTCTTATTAAAACATTATCTGAAAAATAA
- the rplL gene encoding 50S ribosomal protein L7/L12 has translation MADLKDFAEQLVNLSVKEVNELATILKDEYGIEPAAAAVAVAGPAAAGEEAEEQTEFDVILTAAGGSKLAVVKLVKELTGLGLKEAKGIVDSAPAAVKEGVTKDEAEGLKKSLEEAGAEVELK, from the coding sequence ATGGCAGATTTAAAAGATTTCGCAGAGCAATTAGTTAACTTATCAGTAAAAGAGGTTAATGAATTAGCTACTATCTTAAAAGATGAGTATGGTATTGAGCCAGCAGCAGCAGCAGTAGCAGTAGCAGGCCCAGCAGCAGCAGGTGAAGAAGCAGAAGAGCAAACTGAATTTGATGTTATCTTAACAGCAGCAGGTGGTTCTAAGTTAGCAGTAGTAAAATTAGTTAAGGAATTAACTGGTTTAGGTTTGAAAGAAGCTAAAGGTATCGTAGATAGTGCTCCTGCAGCAGTAAAAGAAGGTGTAACTAAAGATGAGGCTGAAGGTCTTAAGAAATCTTTAGAAGAAGCTGGAGCTGAGGTAGAGCTTAAGTAA
- the rpoB gene encoding DNA-directed RNA polymerase subunit beta — protein MATKNTTERINFATSQMIKEYPDFLDIQVKSFQDFFQLQTKAEERGEEGLYKTFMDNFPITDTRNQFVLEFLDYFVDPPRYSIQECIERGLTHSVPLKARLKLYCTDPEHEDFETIVQDVYLGTIPYMTNSGTFVINGAERVVVSQLHRSPGVFFGQSFHANGTKLYSARVIPFKGSWIEFATDINQVMYAYIDRKKKLPVTTLFRAIGFERDKDILEIFDLAEEIKVSKAGLKKVLGRKLAARVLKTWHEDFVDEDTGEVVSIERNEIIFDRDTILEKEHIDEIIEAGAKTVLLHKEDNDMADYAIIHNTLQKDPTNSEKEAVEHIYRQLRNAEPPDEETARGIIDKLFFSEQRYNLGEVGRFRMNTKLQLNEPIDQKVLTKLDIITIIKYLIELINSKAEVDDIDHLSNRRVRTVGEQLAGQFGVGLARMARTIRERMNVRDNEVFTPIDLINAKTLSSVINSFFGTNQLSQFMDQTNPLAEITHKRRLSALGPGGLSRERAGFEVRDVHYTHYGRLCPIETPEGPNIGLISSLAVFAKVNNLGFIETPYRKVENGSVKGEEPIYLSAEEEEGMKIAQSNLDLKEDGTIVLDRVIAREEGDFPVVNPGDINYMDVAPNQIASISASLIPFLEHDDANRALMGSNMMRQAVPLLRPQAPIVGTGLERRVAKDSRILINAERAGVVEYVDANRITIKYDRTDEERLVSFDSDEVSYNLIKFRKTNQGTSINLKPIVEKGDRVSEGEVLCEGYATQKGELALGVNMKVAFMPWKGYNFEDAIVISEKVVREDIFTSIHIDEYSLDVRDTKLGTEELTNDIPNVSEEATKDLDENGMIRIGAEVNPGDILIGKITPKGESDPTPEEKLLRAIFGDKAGDVKDASLKASPSLRGVVIDKKLFKRAVKDKNKRLRDKEAVATLESSFVSKFESLKDELIEKLFTLISGKTSQGVYNDLGEEVLPKGKKYTLKMLNSVDDYLHLTGSWTTDKELNALVGELVHNYKIKVNDLQGSLRRQKFTISVGDELPAGILKLAKIYIAKKRKLKVGDKMAGRHGNKGIIARIVRAEDMPFLEDGTPVDIVLNPLGVPSRMNIGQIYETVLGWAGQKLGTKYATPIFDGASLDQINEITDEADVPRFGHTYLYDGGTGKRFDQPATVGIIYMIKLGHMIEDKMHARSIGPYSLITQQPLGGKAQFGGQRFGEMEVWALEAYGASSILREILTVKSDDVMGRAKTYEAIVKGETMPEPGLPESFNVLMHELKGLGLDVRLEE, from the coding sequence TTGGCAACGAAAAACACAACTGAAAGAATCAATTTCGCTACTTCTCAAATGATTAAAGAATATCCAGATTTCTTGGATATTCAGGTAAAATCTTTCCAAGATTTTTTCCAACTTCAAACTAAGGCAGAAGAAAGAGGTGAAGAAGGTTTGTACAAAACCTTCATGGATAACTTTCCAATTACAGATACAAGAAACCAATTTGTATTAGAATTTTTAGACTACTTTGTAGATCCACCAAGATATTCAATCCAAGAATGTATTGAAAGAGGACTTACACACAGTGTGCCTTTAAAAGCGCGTCTAAAATTGTATTGTACAGACCCGGAACATGAAGATTTCGAAACTATTGTTCAGGATGTGTACCTCGGTACAATTCCGTACATGACAAATTCTGGTACCTTTGTAATTAATGGTGCAGAGCGTGTGGTAGTTTCTCAATTACACAGGTCTCCTGGTGTATTCTTTGGGCAATCTTTCCATGCGAACGGTACAAAATTATATTCAGCAAGGGTAATACCTTTTAAAGGATCTTGGATAGAATTTGCTACCGATATCAATCAAGTAATGTATGCTTATATTGATAGAAAGAAAAAATTACCAGTAACAACATTATTCAGAGCCATAGGTTTTGAAAGAGATAAAGATATTTTAGAGATTTTTGACCTTGCAGAGGAAATCAAAGTTTCTAAAGCTGGATTAAAAAAAGTATTAGGTCGCAAATTAGCTGCTAGAGTTTTAAAAACTTGGCATGAAGATTTTGTAGATGAAGATACTGGAGAAGTTGTGTCTATCGAAAGAAATGAAATCATTTTTGATCGTGATACAATTTTAGAAAAAGAACATATTGATGAAATAATAGAAGCTGGTGCTAAAACCGTTTTACTTCATAAAGAAGACAACGATATGGCAGACTACGCTATTATTCACAATACATTACAAAAAGATCCTACAAATTCAGAAAAAGAAGCAGTAGAGCATATTTATAGACAATTACGTAACGCAGAACCGCCAGATGAGGAGACTGCAAGAGGTATTATAGATAAATTATTCTTTTCTGAACAACGATATAATTTAGGTGAAGTTGGTCGTTTTAGAATGAACACGAAACTTCAGTTAAATGAGCCAATAGATCAAAAGGTTTTAACGAAATTAGATATTATTACGATTATAAAGTATCTAATTGAATTGATCAACTCTAAAGCAGAAGTTGATGATATTGATCACTTATCTAACAGACGTGTAAGAACTGTTGGAGAGCAGTTAGCAGGTCAATTTGGAGTTGGTTTAGCTCGTATGGCTAGAACTATTCGTGAGCGTATGAACGTGCGTGATAACGAGGTGTTTACACCTATCGATTTGATTAATGCAAAAACATTATCCTCAGTAATTAACTCATTCTTTGGTACGAACCAGTTATCTCAATTTATGGACCAAACAAATCCATTGGCAGAGATTACGCACAAGCGTAGATTGTCTGCACTTGGACCTGGAGGTTTATCAAGAGAACGAGCAGGTTTTGAGGTGCGTGATGTTCATTATACACACTATGGTCGTTTATGTCCAATTGAAACTCCTGAGGGACCGAATATTGGTTTAATTTCTTCACTTGCTGTTTTTGCAAAAGTGAATAATTTAGGATTCATTGAAACTCCATATAGAAAAGTTGAGAATGGATCAGTAAAAGGAGAAGAGCCAATCTATTTAAGTGCTGAAGAAGAAGAAGGTATGAAAATTGCCCAATCAAATTTAGATTTAAAAGAAGATGGAACGATCGTTTTAGATCGAGTTATTGCTCGTGAAGAAGGAGATTTTCCGGTTGTAAATCCAGGTGATATAAATTATATGGATGTTGCTCCAAATCAGATTGCATCTATTTCTGCATCGTTAATTCCGTTCTTGGAGCATGATGATGCAAACCGTGCACTGATGGGGTCTAACATGATGCGTCAAGCAGTTCCGTTATTGCGTCCTCAAGCACCAATTGTTGGTACAGGACTAGAGCGCAGAGTTGCTAAAGATTCACGTATTTTAATTAATGCTGAAAGAGCAGGAGTTGTTGAATATGTTGATGCAAACAGAATTACGATTAAGTATGATAGAACAGATGAAGAAAGACTAGTAAGTTTTGACTCTGACGAAGTTTCTTACAACTTAATTAAATTCAGGAAAACGAATCAAGGAACTTCGATTAACCTAAAGCCTATTGTAGAAAAAGGTGATAGAGTTTCAGAAGGTGAAGTTCTTTGTGAAGGTTATGCTACACAAAAAGGGGAATTAGCTTTAGGAGTAAATATGAAAGTAGCCTTTATGCCTTGGAAAGGGTATAATTTTGAGGATGCAATTGTAATTTCTGAAAAAGTTGTTCGTGAAGATATATTTACATCTATACATATTGATGAGTATTCTTTGGATGTTAGAGATACAAAATTAGGAACTGAAGAGTTAACTAATGATATTCCTAACGTTTCTGAAGAAGCTACAAAAGATTTGGATGAAAATGGAATGATTAGAATTGGAGCAGAAGTAAATCCTGGCGATATCTTAATAGGTAAGATTACACCAAAAGGAGAATCTGATCCAACTCCAGAAGAAAAATTATTACGTGCTATTTTTGGTGATAAAGCAGGGGATGTAAAAGATGCCTCATTAAAAGCTTCACCATCATTAAGAGGTGTAGTAATTGATAAAAAATTATTTAAAAGAGCTGTAAAAGATAAAAATAAGAGATTAAGAGATAAAGAAGCTGTTGCTACTTTAGAATCTTCTTTTGTTTCTAAATTTGAAAGTTTAAAAGACGAGTTAATTGAAAAATTATTCACTTTAATTAGTGGAAAAACATCACAAGGAGTTTACAACGATTTAGGAGAAGAAGTTTTACCAAAAGGTAAAAAATACACTCTTAAAATGTTAAATTCTGTAGATGATTATCTTCATTTAACAGGCTCTTGGACAACAGATAAAGAATTAAATGCTTTAGTAGGTGAGTTAGTTCACAACTACAAAATTAAAGTAAATGATTTACAAGGTTCTTTACGTCGTCAAAAGTTTACAATCTCTGTGGGTGACGAATTGCCAGCAGGTATTTTAAAGCTTGCTAAGATTTATATCGCTAAAAAACGTAAGTTAAAAGTAGGTGATAAGATGGCAGGGCGTCATGGTAATAAGGGTATTATTGCTCGTATTGTTAGAGCAGAAGATATGCCTTTCTTAGAAGACGGAACTCCAGTAGATATCGTTTTAAATCCGTTAGGTGTGCCTTCTCGTATGAATATTGGTCAGATTTATGAAACTGTTCTTGGTTGGGCAGGTCAAAAATTAGGAACTAAATATGCAACACCAATTTTTGATGGAGCATCTTTAGATCAAATCAATGAGATTACGGATGAGGCAGATGTTCCAAGATTTGGACATACTTATTTATATGATGGAGGAACTGGAAAACGTTTCGATCAACCGGCAACAGTTGGTATCATTTATATGATTAAGTTAGGACACATGATTGAGGATAAAATGCATGCACGTTCTATTGGACCTTATTCATTAATAACTCAACAGCCATTAGGTGGTAAAGCACAATTTGGAGGTCAGCGTTTCGGAGAGATGGAAGTTTGGGCACTTGAAGCATATGGTGCATCAAGTATCTTAAGAGAAATTTTAACTGTAAAATCTGATGATGTTATGGGTAGAGCTAAAACGTATGAAGCAATCGTAAAAGGTGAAACAATGCCAGAACCAGGTTTACCTGAATCTTTCAATGTTTTAATGCATGAACTGAAAGGTTTAGGCTTAGACGTTAGATTAGAAGAATAA